Sequence from the Microbacterium faecale genome:
CTCATCCTGGTATCTCGCCACACGTACTCGCTGTGGGGCGCCTATGTGCCGCCTGGGAAAGCAGGATCTCCCGAACGTCCGACATCGCGAGTAGCGTCGACGAGGTGGTACGGACGACACTCACAGCGGAGCAGGCGAGGCGCGTCGCGCTCGCGGCGCAGGGCCTCGGCGGACCCCGGTCGGGCGGCACGAGGCGCGCGCTCGCATCACAGATCGCACGGATGGGCGTGCTGCAGATCGACTCGGTGAACGTGTTCGCGCGGTCGCACTACCTGCCCGGGTACTCACGCATTGGCGCGTACGATCCGGCGGCGCTCGACGGCCTCGTGATGCGGCGCCGCCGCCCGACGTACGTCGAGTACCTGGCGCACGAGGCCGCGTTCATGCCGCTCGACGACTGGCCGCTGTGGGGCTTCCGGCGCCACGCGTTCACCGAGCGCCTCACGCGTCCGGGCGCCTGGGCCGCCGAGCCGCACAATGCGGACGTCATCGCGTGCGTTCGCGCAGAGCTGGCCGACCGCGGGGCGCTGAAGCCGAGCCAGATCGAGTCGGTCGTGCGGCAGGCGCGCCGCGGGCCATGGTGGGATTGGGATCACGTCAAGAACGCTCTCGAGCACCTCTGGCGCACCGGCGAGGTCGCCATCGCCGGCCGCGACGGGTTCGAACGCGTCTACGCGCTCGCCGAACACGTGATCCCGGCCGAGCTGCGCGACGATCGCCCGCGCGATGACGCGATCCGCGAACTCGTGCGACGCGCGGCGAAGGCGTATGGCGTCGCCACGCTCGCCGATCTCAACGACTACTACCGCTTCCGCGACCAGAAGGCGGTGCGGCGGGCGATCGACGACCTCGAGGCGGTCGGTGAGGTCGCCCCCGTCGAGGTCGAGGGCTGGACGACCGCCGTGGGGCGATCGATCCCCGCGTGGCTGCACCGCGATGCCCGGGTCCCGCGCGCGATCGAGCAGACCACTCTGCTGACGCCGTTCGATCCCATCGTGTGGTTCCGCGACCGCGCCGAACGGCTGTTCGACTTCCGCTACCGCATCGAGAT
This genomic interval carries:
- a CDS encoding winged helix-turn-helix domain-containing protein codes for the protein MVRTTLTAEQARRVALAAQGLGGPRSGGTRRALASQIARMGVLQIDSVNVFARSHYLPGYSRIGAYDPAALDGLVMRRRRPTYVEYLAHEAAFMPLDDWPLWGFRRHAFTERLTRPGAWAAEPHNADVIACVRAELADRGALKPSQIESVVRQARRGPWWDWDHVKNALEHLWRTGEVAIAGRDGFERVYALAEHVIPAELRDDRPRDDAIRELVRRAAKAYGVATLADLNDYYRFRDQKAVRRAIDDLEAVGEVAPVEVEGWTTAVGRSIPAWLHRDARVPRAIEQTTLLTPFDPIVWFRDRAERLFDFRYRIEIYVPGPKRQYGYYSLPLLVDERIAGRLDLKADRACSTLRVQSAWWEKGVAADPDRVAAELRRAAAWQGLGHVTVSHWGDAADDIAGALAADRHEHPNAAAA